The region tttggtggtttttttttttagagtgcaGAAGGCTGTTGCTGAGAGGGGACTTCAGGGAGCAGTGGCAGAGCtcagggaggggagcagaggatGACTCAGCAGGGAGCTGTTCTTCAGGGTTACAATAATGAACTAGTGAAATGCATTGAAGACTTACGTATGCAAAAAGAAGAGCTGAACAAACAAATCCagcaagcagaagaggaaaaaagtaaactCCAGCATAAAATCCAAGTCCTGAGTGAACAACTGGAGTGTGTATGTGAAAACCTGGCCCAAAAGGTAGCTTCATGGAATGAGCTTGAAAAAATTCTTGCTGAAACTGAAGCTGCTTATATGAAGATTTTGGATAGTTCTAGAACTTTACTTAATGTTCTGAAGAAGGAAGTGGGAAGCTTAAAGCATACGCCAGAACTGAAAACCAATGTAACATGAAACGGTCAAATGTTTGGACTCCACGGTGCTAAAATTCCACTAGGTGAGAAATGTGGCTAGCCATAGAACCTTACAACAACAGTATAAGCAGAGAGGGATTTTCTTCCAacctttctgtatgttttattattatttttaaatgcactaGAAATAGGTGAAATAAAGTTGCtgttaaaaaaatctgattcttaAACACTACAAAGCTGTATGCCAAATAGGTAGCTGAGACAGATGCGAGACTGTCAGTTTTTGACATGCCTCAAGGCTCtttgaagacaggaaaaaatactcGTGTTTTACTTCGGATGGCTACCAGTGAATTCCTGTTTGATTGAGAACTAGTGGATGCAAGTAGATCAGATACTACTTCACTTCCCAAATGCTTAGGCTTTACTGTTGGGGACCAAATAGAAACAAACTATTTAGCTTCCTCTAGGAGTTTGGAGTTTTATTCGATGCATGCACAAAGACAGCCCTTGTTTACAGTCATCTCTTGCATATGGAATAATGGTGGGGTAAGGTGAGAGAACATGACTTAATGCAGTGTATGGAGGCTTAAACTGTAGGACTGTGTATGGTTCGTGCATTTTCTGAAGCTATACTCAAAAGCCTTGTTTAGAAAGGAGGCATGCTATAGCGAAAGACAGGGTTTGGTGCAAGTGCATGCCTCCTATGTGCAGGGCACAGTGTTGCAAGCTTACACCATGTAAGCTCAGACCAACTAATCCACTTACAGATAAGGAAAAGATGACTGTATTTCAACAGTGTCTAGAAGGCCTGACAAAACTGCTGGTGTTTAATCAAAAGTACTGAAAGTTAAATACAAGGCCAAAGAAGAGATCATGGCTAAAAGCCAATAGTAAAACTTCTTGAAACCATATTTTTATGCCCTTTAGCTCAATACTGATCTACTAAATAATTGTAATGCAATTGTAAAGAATAGTGAACAGCCTGGAATGTTGAGAAATAAGTACGAATGAAAGATGAGAGTAGAAAATGAGATTGCAAGTAGTTTGCCACTGTTAGGCATTCTTACAGATGAGGTTAAAATAGAACCTAGTTTAGACATTGGGGGAGAGGGAACAGCATGGCAGAAACCTCAATCCTGTTTCTAGTAGTTACTAAAActctatgtgtgtgtatatacacatgcTTTTTGTCCTGCTTATTCATGTGTTATAACAGTAACTATTTTTAAGACTTATCTTGAAGTCAAATCTTCATTCTATACCAAATAACTAAATTGAAACAAGTGCAATTGTAATCTCCTTTCTTGATAACTGTGTGTCTCTCAGGTGCAAGTGTAAAGGGTATGTAGATGTGAATAGTTTCAGCAGTAGCTCGTTACCAGTAACATGAAGCAAATCTTAGGTTCTTCTGGTTGCCATGATACATCAGGAGTTAGTGTGACTCAGCTAATCAACAATTTATTTGTATAGCATTTCCACTGGCTTCCCTCAAGTAATGCTGAGGTGGTAAAATTAGATCATCTCGGGGGTACTGCTGTTGTAGTACTGCAGTATTCAGGACTCTTTGCTTATACTAAAGTGAAACACAAAGTGAGACACAAAAATGTTactatatttaaaagcaaaaaagttatttttttgaCTGGATGTTTCTTGGCATTCTCTCTTCCCTTAGACTGGTAGTAGTAACTAATTTACATCAAAATAGGAAGACTCAGAAAAAGGTATTAACTaaagagcaagattttttttttagagttccATATGTAAACTACTGCTTTCTGTCTAGAAGGGAACTTGAAATTGtctatgtggaaaaaaaaaattgcatcataGAAAGCTCATAGGGAACAGTACAATTAAGTCTTGGACAACATTTACAGGTTTGTTTGCCTTAGAATAATCAGATATTATAAATAATGCCTCTTGCTCCACTTGTAAAAATCTGAAGTTTTTAGAGAAGCCTTGTAAGTTTAAAGAAGTCTACTTCACGACCATTATTACATCTAAGTATAGCTATTACGGTATCAAAACTAAAATATTGGAGATGtttgaattttgaattttttagTTACAAAACTAAGGGAAAAATATAACTCTTGCCTAGTATTTACACATACTGGGTCCTCCCGACTTTCAAATAAGAAGTTGAAATGTTGTTAGAATTCCATTCAGTGATCCTAGTCTATAAAATTTCTGTTTAGATTCAGATTCAGAAATGGAGAACAATAATGTCCTATTTCTGTGGCTTGCCTACTTGTAGAATAACTTTCACTGTGACAGTCATTGTGAAGTCAGTGCAGCTGCAGAGTTGTTACTCAAAAATAGCTCTTACCATTATATTCTGCATTGACCCAAATGAATTTACAGTGTCCTTTTATTGAAGTGGTAAAcctttttcactgctttttcagGTAGTATAAATCTTGACATAAATTCCTTTTCTTAGCTTCAGTTTGTTTAGAATAGAGGGCATGCAAACTAAATTAATACACAGTTTTGCTGGAACAGAAATGATAATTTGCGGATTACAGCAGCTCTGTAGGGCTAGCCTGCAACAGAAAGTTTGCCTGAAATGAGTTAAGTTATAAACTTAAGGCATCATACCTATTCCTGACTTAATTTTTTATATTGAATTTATATGACATCTGGGTTAGATCAAGTAATTTACTTGAGTGCTTACAATCTAGGAACCTTAATGACAAAAATTTAGGTTACCAGATTGTAGTGCCTAATCTGAAGTGCTCTGTTGGATGTCTTGTAGTTTATTTGGTATGGAAGGAGACATAAGGTTTTGGAACTCCTACCTGTACTTGATTCAAAGCTCCAGTGAAATGCATCTAGAACACTGGTCTAATTTTCTGAATTTATGCAGTGGAATCTCCACCAGGTTTCCAAATACCAGTACATAACCAGAGGAGAGATGATGATTCCTTGCTTTTATAGCAATACTTCTTAAATATGTACCTAGCACATACTGCTCTAGTGATCAATGAGTTTCTCAAAATATTTGGGTGTTGACTCCTGCCAAATAAACTAAGTTTATTATGTATGATAGAGTTTGGTGGTTACCAAAGAAACTGCTTGTGGGGgtattttgaagtaattttttgtgAAAGTGATCGTACAAACCACTGGGTGAAGTCCCATATACAAGTAGTTGCTCGCTATCCATAACTCTCTGTGGAGATGCTTACCCTTCGGTTCTGGTACCTCCCCATATGCAGTTTCTTCTGATCACGTAACAGGAATGGAGGTGAGTGGACAGGGCTGGGCCTTAATTTTTGAGGGGCAGAGAATAAAGCATGTATATGGAGTCCTGGTTTGCAGCATGAGTGGGTGTGATAGAGAGGTGGTCCTCCTCTTAATTTCTGTCTGCTTTAAGTGTGCTTGTATTGAGCTGCTACCTGTGGTTCCTGCTACCCAATAAATCAAATTTTAGAAATCAGGTTCACCCAAAGTCTGGACTTTCCCCATCTTCTTGAAGTCCACTGACAATTAAGCTACAGAGGCAGCCtaccttttgtttctgtgttctttctGGCCAAACTGCCATGCTCAGCTGCACGATGGCAAGTTCCAGCAGGAGGCTGTGGAATTGAACCCTCAGTGTACTAGATGCAGTCTGTGTGTATGTCAGATTGACATTAAAGAACTGAGGCAGACGGGTGGCAATTTTTTGGTTCTCAACTTGGTGAACTCAAGAGATTGTTTTCTCGAACTAGGAAGTCTTCAGGCTAGAAAGACTAGGCGTCTTCAAACTCCTGAAGAATTGTCCATTCAAACAATGAAACAAGCTATAATCTAAACCCAGGTGACTGGATCTTGGATTGCAATTACAGCATTAAGTATCTCA is a window of Athene noctua chromosome 2, bAthNoc1.hap1.1, whole genome shotgun sequence DNA encoding:
- the LOC141957876 gene encoding microtubule nucleation factor SSNA1-like is translated as MTQQGAVLQGYNNELVKCIEDLRMQKEELNKQIQQAEEEKSKLQHKIQVLSEQLECVCENLAQKVASWNELEKILAETEAAYMKILDSSRTLLNVLKKEVGSLKHTPELKTNVT